Within Capra hircus breed San Clemente chromosome 7, ASM170441v1, whole genome shotgun sequence, the genomic segment ACTAGTCTTCACTGCttatggtgagtgggggctgttcTTCAATTGTGTGGATGGACTTCCCATTTCAGGAgctcctcttgttgcagtgcATAGGCTCAGGGCACTGGGGCTCAGTAGGAGGACCTGGGCTCGTAGTGGtggcccaggctctagggcatgcaggcttcagtagttgccacacacagcctcagtagttgaggcttgcaggctctagagtgctggctcagaattgtggcacatggacttagctgctccgcagcatgtggaatcttcccagaccagggatcaaacccatgttccctgcatttggaggtggattcttatccactgtgccatccAGGAAGTCCCTACTTCATAGCTTTTGCtgcaattgtaaatatttttttccccactttttaatTGATTAGTGGTATTGTATGAGAAAGATACAGATTTTTAACTGTTAATCTTATACATAGTGTAATGCTactggtgtatggcaaaaccaatacaatattgtaaagtaaccagcctccaattaaaataaataaatttaaattaaaaaaaaagaaaaaataatacaattaggttatatttttaaatagaaaatgtgtAAAAAACAAAAGTTTGGAGGGAGATAACTCTTAACCCCACTATCTAGGTGGAACCACATGGTTAATATCTTGGCATATTTCTCCCAGTCTTTTGAAATACAAAAATACTCATTGGTATGAACGTTTTGTTCAGTATCTATTAAAATGTCATAAGTATCACACTGACAgcatattattttatcatttaatcatGCCATAATTTACTTAGGTTTTCCTTGGTTTGGGCTTTTGGGTAGTCTCTAGTTTTTCACTTACTgtttttcttagaaaatattttaggcttttatatttgaaaaaaaataataaatctccCACTCTCTCACTTTTCCCACTTGTGAAATAGGAATAATCATTATTCTTTCAAAGCAGTTATGAGGATTGAATGCTAGAATGTGACAGTGCCTAACGTGGTATCTGGTACATGAGAAACGATCAAGTAACGTCAGCTGTCATCATTTCTGTACTACTAGGcattgattggagaaggcaatggcacctcgctccagtactcttgcctggaaaatcccttggacggaggagcctggtgggctgtagtccatggggtcacgaagagtcagacacgattgaacgacttcactttcagttttcactctcatgcattggagaaggaaatggcaacccactccagtgttcttgcctggagaatcctagggacagaggagtctggtgggctgctgtctacgggatTGCAcaggatcggacatgactgaagcgacttaccagcagcaggcATTGATTAAGCTGTTACTTTCAATCTTTACTATCACTTGACAAGACAGTTATTATCCCAATTTAAGATGAGAGAACAGGTTCAGAAAGGGTATTAAGTGACTAGGTCACAAAGTTGGTAAATGTCTTTTCTGCTTTGGTAGTTTTTCCCTGAAAAAGCAAATCTTTTACTGAGCTTCAGGAGAAGCAACTATGTGGGCTAGAGACAGATCCAGCCTACCAAAGGTAGAAGCAGTGTCCGTTTTAGTAAAAATGGCTTAACATTTGCTTTTCAGTTATGTGCAGAAAGACCTAGAAGCTAAAACAACAGCAGCCTGCATGTTCATTAGCATTCTTTCTCTTGAGAGAACATGTCTGTTACTCTTAGCCAGGTAACATATAAAGAGGGaaaagttttgtgaaaaatgttaaTGACTTTAGTAATATGGCATTGAATATAAACCTCCTGCTTTCAGATCACAACCCTCTGTCTGGTGCATCCCTCTGCAGCAACAATGGCCTTGATGAAAAATCAGACTCGTATCTCCCACTTCATCCTCCTGGGCCTCTTCAACCACACACCACtgcacctcctcctcttctccaccATCATGGTCATGTTTCTGGTGGCCCTCTCTGGCAACGGGCTCATGATCCTCCTCATCAACACTGACTCCCGTCTACACAgtcccatgtacttcttcctcggCTGGCTGTCACTCATGGACCTCATACTCATCTCCACCATTGTACCACGCATGGCCATCGACTACCTCTTGGGCCATGGCTCCATCTCCTTCACAGGCTGTGGGTTCCAGATCCTCTTCTTTCTCACCCTCCTGGGGGATGAGTGCTTCCTGCTGGCTTTCATGGCCTATGATCGCTATGTGGCCATCAGCAACCCACTGAGGTACTCAGTGGTCATGAGCCGCCGTGTCTGCTGGCTCATGGTGGCAGGATCTTGGCTCTTTGGCCTGGTGGATGGGTTGTTTCAGGCCATCTATACCCTGAGCTTTCCCTACTGTGGCTCTCAGGAGATTGACCACTTCTTCTGTGACATCCCTGCAGTGCTTAAGCTGGCCTGTGCAGACACATCCATTTATGAGGCTTTGATCTATGTGTGCTGCATCCTCATGCTGCTCCTGCCCTTCTGTGTCATCTCTGTCTCCTACCTGCTGATCTTTGTAACTGTGCTCCGCATGCGTTCTGCTGAAGGTCGGAAAAAGGCCTTTGCTACCTGTTCCTCCCACATGGCAGTTGTCTCTCTCTTCTACGGGGCTGCCATGATTGCTTACATGCGGCCCCAGACCTACCACTCCTCCAAGCAGGACAAGGTGGTCTCAGCCTTCTATACCATGATTACCCCTATGCTCAACCCACtcatctacagcctgaggaacaAGGAAGTGGCTGGTGCTCTCAAGAAACTCCTGGAGAGGTGTCCATGTGGTGGGGGACAGAAGTAGCATGGCACTGCCACCGCTTATACAGCTCTGGGCCCTGGGAACCTGGCTTACTCAAATGTAGTTTGATTGAAAGAGATATGAACATGCCCCACtgaaaataaaagtcattctCTGACCAGAAGTAACCAGATTAGCACATTAATTCAATAAATCCTGTCCATGCTGAGTATAGGCAATGTAAGAGCTTTTGGGATTATAAAGACTAGAAGACACAGATCCTTCACCCCTCAGGTGCTGGGAGAGTGGGCAGATGACCACTCTCAGCTGTGTTCCTCTCAAGGAATTGTGCACGCCAAGGAGAGGCACCTTGCTGAAGGCCATGGTTCTCCTTGGAGAGCTGTCTGAATCTCATGACTGGTAATATAGGATATAAATGCCTGACTGCCTTGTCTCAGTTTGACCCTGAAGGGACAATCGAGCTCCAGAGCTCCCCAAATTCAGTCTCCCCATAGGATCATCTGAGGAACTGCAGATGACTTCTTCTTGCATCCAACTTTTCTTCCTTAACCCTCTTCTTTCACCAGAATTTTTAATTCTGAGAGCATTCTCTAATAAACTTTTTGCTTGCAAAGCATATCGCAGTCTACTTCTGCGAAACTGAACCATGACTCAGGAATAAGGGTGATTTAAAGCTGAGAGGGCAAAATATCATCATGTACATGCACTCACGGCATGTGGGCATTAGGAGGGGCTTCTTTTATGGTTGATGTGAAGAGAAGCAAGAAATTAAATCATGGAAAGACCTTAGGTTAAATGCAAGAATTACAAACTCAAATGACCACAGGTTCAGAAAGGAGGTGTTAATCAGAGAGAACCAGAGTGGAAACAGGCTAAATGGAACACCCACTCCTAGACAAAACCCAGTTGGCAGCTCTTCTGCCCATGCTGTGGGTAAGTTTTGAGTTGGAAAGGAGAGTAAGTGAAAGTTGGTGTAAGCGGAAGGAGCAACCATGGATGAGCATCACAGCTGGGTCATGGGAACCTAGAGGACAGCACTCCACACACTGAGCAGGAAACAAGATAGTAGAGAAAGGTGTTAAAGAAAAGACAGGTGTGCACAGCAGGATGCTAGACAGGAAAAGAAGGACTTTTGCAACTCAGCCTGTCTACAATGCCTGCTAGGATAACTCAAGATCTCCAGGTGAGCAGATAATTAGCTCTACTATAGAGCCCACACAATGAGGGCAACATCTGTGAAGACTCACTTTAGAACATGCTTAAGGATATGGCATCAGAAGCCTGGAAAGAGCTCTTCACCAACTTTGGAATACAGAAGGGAGATTGGCACACATTTTTTACAGAGACACGCTGAGAGAGAcaagtgtgtgcgtgcatgcgtgctcagtcatgtctgaccctttgtgaccccatggactgtagctcaccaggatcctctgtccatgggattgcccaggtgagagtactggagtgggttgcaatttccttctccagagagatataagaataataataaaattaaaaaatatatatctcccCTTGAAAATTAGCCCCAAAGCAAACAAGAATCAGGAACATAAGCCCAATAAACACTAATTCATTCAAGATGAAattcatactgctgctgctgctgcgtcacttcagtcgtgtccgactctgtgcgaccccatagatggcagcctaccaggctcccccatccctgggattctccaggcaagaacactggagagggttgccatttccttctccaatgcatgaaggtgaaaagtgaaagtgaagttgctcagtagtgtccgactctccgcgaccaTGGGGtcagcaaccccctggactgcagcctaccaggctcctgaatccatgcgattttccaggcaagagtactggagtgggttgccttctctggaaattcATACTATAGAAGATTaatgaagaatttaaaatagtatctttaaaaattcagttacaATTGATTTATACTATtatgtttcaggtgaacaacataGCAATTCAATATTTTCTTAGACTATATtccttttaaagttattatacaACATTGACTATGTTATGATGTGCTGTACCTCatgctgaacaacaataacaatatttGCTCCTATATTaggttttacattttaatgaatgCTATATACTCTGTTCATGCTGATCCctttatcattttattatgccctttgtcttttattctagacttttttaaaatttaatttttaattggaggaaatttgctttacaatgtgtgtgGATTTCTGCAGTACAACAACGAGAATCAGCCATAATTGTACATATATCCCATCCCTCTTTACCCTCCCTCCACTCTCCCTATACCAGCCCTGTAGgtaatcacagagcaccagtCAGGGCTCCCTGGATTATACAGCAATTTCCCACCAACTATTTTACATGTGATAGTGTATATACGTCAGCGGTACTTTCCCTAGTCAACCCATTCTCTTCTTCCCCAACTGTATTCACAAGTTTGTTCTCCACATCTACATCTTTGTTCCTTCCCTGCAAATTCTAATTTGCATGTAAATTCTATATGCATGCcttaatatgatatttgtctttctctttctgatttacttcacgctgtataacaggctctaggttcatccacttcattaccACCAATTTAAATTCGTTCTTTtaaatggtagaaaatatttcaCTATGTACATGTACCTTAGCTTCTTAatccgttcatctgtcagtggacatctaggttgcttccaagttctggctaatgtaaatagtgctgcaatgaacgttggagtacatgtgtcttttatttttttatttttattttttccttttttttttttttacgtttattttatgtttatttattattatttttttttcttacatgcgttcccaaacatgaacccccctcccacctccctccccacaacatctctctgggtcatccccatgcacctgccccaagcaagctgcaccctacgtcagacatggactggcgattcaattcttacaagacagtatacatgttagaattcccattctcccaaatcgtcccaccctctccctctccctctgagtccaaaagtccattatacacatctgtgtcttttttcctgtcttgcatacagggtcgtcattgccatcttcctaaattccatatatatgtgttagtatactgtattggtgtttttctttctggcttacttcactctgtataattggctccagtttcatccatctcatcagaactgattcaaatgaattctttttaatggctgagtaatactccattgtgtatatgtaccacagctttcttatccattcatctgctgatggacatctaggttgtttccatgtcctggctattataaacagtgctgcgatgaacattggggtacatgtgtctctttcaattctggtttcctccgtgtgtatgcccagaagtgggattgctgggtcataaggtagttctatttgcaattttttaaggaatctccacactgttctccatagtggctgtactagtttgcattcccaccaacagtgtaggagggttcccttttctccacaccctctccagcatttattgcttgcagatttttggatcgcagccattctgactggtgtgaagtggtacctcattgtggttttgatttgcatttctctaataatgagtgatgttgagcatcttttcatgtgtttgttagccatccgtatgtcttctttggagaaatgtctatttagttctttggcccattttttgattgggtcgtttatttttctggaattgagctgcagaagttgcttgtatatttttgagattagttgtttgtcagttgtttcatttgctattattttctcccattcagaaggctgtcttttcaccttgcttatattttcctttgttgtacagaagcttttaattttaattagatcccatttgtttatttttgcttttatttccagaattctgggaggtggatcatagaggatcctgctgtgatttatgtctgagagtgttttgcctatgttctcctctaggagttttatagtttctgatcttacatttagatctttaatccattttgagtttatttttgtgtacggtgttagaaagtgatctagtttcattcttttacaagtggttgaccagttttcccagcaccacttgttaaagagattgtcacacagaaatcccttgcattcctatacacgaataatgagaaagtagaaaaagaaattaaggaaacaattccattcaccattgcaacgaaaagaataaaatacttaggaatatatctacctaaagaaactaaagacctatatatagaaaactataaaacactgatgaaagaaatcaaagaggacactaatagatggagaaatataccatgttcatggattggaagaatcaat encodes:
- the LOC102183144 gene encoding olfactory receptor 56-like, whose amino-acid sequence is MALMKNQTRISHFILLGLFNHTPLHLLLFSTIMVMFLVALSGNGLMILLINTDSRLHSPMYFFLGWLSLMDLILISTIVPRMAIDYLLGHGSISFTGCGFQILFFLTLLGDECFLLAFMAYDRYVAISNPLRYSVVMSRRVCWLMVAGSWLFGLVDGLFQAIYTLSFPYCGSQEIDHFFCDIPAVLKLACADTSIYEALIYVCCILMLLLPFCVISVSYLLIFVTVLRMRSAEGRKKAFATCSSHMAVVSLFYGAAMIAYMRPQTYHSSKQDKVVSAFYTMITPMLNPLIYSLRNKEVAGALKKLLERCPCGGGQK